A segment of the Lycium ferocissimum isolate CSIRO_LF1 chromosome 5, AGI_CSIRO_Lferr_CH_V1, whole genome shotgun sequence genome:
CATTAAATCCCAACTAGTTGGTATCATTGTTATGGATCTTTCACTTCCACCGTGTTATGTTCTTGAATCCGAGAGATTGTAAATCTTTTGACACAAATTTCTCGATGTGATTTTAGCCCATCTCATTTCCTTTCAGCACCTGTGTTATATACTGAGGACATTATCTTCATTTGTTTGTGTTAGTTGCAGCATCTCTGCTAGATGTTATAATATAGTCGATgtgcatttttaaaaataaacctCTCTATTAGTCCCAACAATACCCAAATTCTGAGGTTTTTCTTTAATGTGTTGCTCATCTTATCTTTGGGGGTTGCTAACTTGCTGTTGGCGGAGTAGCTTATATTAGTGAGCGTTAAAGTTTCGCACTGGCTTATCTGCAGTGTTTTAAGATGTCAAGCAACACTCCACCAATGTCATGTTCCTAGTTGTGTTGGAAGAAGATTGAATGACTTAGCTGCTTGATTTGATTTAGTTGCCTCAACTTGAATATAGTATTTAGCAAGATGCCAGTTCTCGGTTTAAGTGTTGCCGTctgcttttcctttttaatatttGGACCTGATTTCTTCCTTTATGCAGCAAGAGAAGGAAAGGGCCATGGTCAATGAAGTAGTTGCAAAGCTTACAAGTTCCTGCTGGGACAAATGCGTCACTGGTACTCCTGGAAGCAAGTTCAGTTCCAGCGAATCTAATTGTTTAAGTTATTGTGCACAACGCTACATGGAGCTGAGCATGGTCATAATGAAACGATTCCAGAGCATGCACTGAAGGAAGATTGGCCTTATAAAATGGATACAATGATCTTTTTGATTCCTCAAAGAAATTTGAAAGAAACATGTAGTTAATTTTTCTTGTTGCTCAATACAGTTCCTGTGGTGTTACTGATGTCATAAATTACTAAATGCAGAGATATGCTCTTATTTTTACTCACATCCTCCCCTTCATTTGCAAGGCCATTCATACACCTATATCCCGAACTAGTGaattcttttaaaatatttcagGCTAAATGTGTGTTCAAATTTACAAAAGCTTATGCCACAGATGTTTTTTGCTTTCGTGCGTTGATTatctaaaacaaacaaaaacatgGAAGTTATCAAATGAAATTGAATTACTTCTGTTATCCCTTTGTTCAGATCTGGAAGAATTTTATTATAGGCTGTTCAATTCCTATTAAATGACTGGATCATGGCTTGGGAATCTATAACAAGTTAATAACTCAACTGCGCCAAATGAGAAAAGAGATGGGAACGTAAGAAAACTTGATGAGTATGAGAACTTGGCAATGGGAAGACCATGAATAGCAATAATAATTTCTTCTTAGGATCCTTTGCAAAATAAACACACTGCAAAGAATTTCGGTTGCCTTCACACAAAaacaggaagaaaaaaaaaaagaaaaaaaggagaaaataatatACACACAAAGAAGCCTGGAAGATTAATTTCACAATGGTTGATCCCACCCATAAGCTCTATCAACACTGGCTTATCATCTTTACAATTGTCAGTTCTTTTACAATAACTTAAACAACACCCTGGTCAACCACTATTGCTGGTTTTCAGTTGAGAAAGCACCATGGCTGACAGTTATCCTATTTGAGTCTCCAATTGCCGATGCCATAGCAACTACATCAGGTGGTATTTCCAAGGTTCCACTTCTTCTTCCCCAACTAGAGCGCCTCGGATGTAGTATACTACGCCCATCTGGCAATGTGGCACCAGTTAGCTCTTCGTCCTTATCTAACTGATTATCGTTTCTAGGCTGTTCTTCAAATTCATTTGCTCCCGTCCCTTGTTCATGCCAAGAAGGCTTCCTTCCCCTTTCTAAATCATTCattgttttctccaagtttgGACTAACAAAACCACCACCAACTTCACGAGGTGGTATTCCAGGTTCTCTCGCCACTTTGGCCCGGAAGTTGTTCTTGGAAGGAGGTATACTAGTACAGAATATCTCTAAGAAGTTGTGAACTACTCCTTTGCTAAAAGGGTTGACTCGACGATCATACCGGTATCTGAAGTTCTCATATGTTGACTGCAAGCACAGAGAAGATTCAAATGTCAAAAGAAGTTGTAATCCAATCCCCGAAATTGGAAGCTATCAACATGTTAGAGAACTAGAGCATGAGAGTAAGTTTGACTCTTTGCATGGGAAAAAGAAGGGGATTAAAAGGACGTAACATTACCTGATTTGTGCCAATAAGATACAGATGGAAGACGGTCAAGCCACCAACAAACCAAACtgatataaatgtataaacGATTAGCACAATAGAAGCAGGAGTCTTGGCCATTGCCTTCCAGATTGATGTCT
Coding sequences within it:
- the LOC132056212 gene encoding mitochondrial import inner membrane translocase subunit TIM8-like, which produces MDPSALKSAELEQLLNQEKERAMVNEVVAKLTSSCWDKCVTGTPGSKFSSSESNCLSYCAQRYMELSMVIMKRFQSMH